A genomic window from Flavobacterium hankyongi includes:
- a CDS encoding T9SS type A sorting domain-containing protein yields MRKITFFLVLLCGIFLGYGQDCSIQKILSNDISICSGQGTTISLFSSESGVSYQLRDASNNPVGLPVVGNGGTINFSASPITTTTYNVKATLCPSAYLDTVTVAVFQPSLGGTVTVSAVGVTPLVTVNTICHLGSGWLYLSGHTGSVIRWESSIDGGNTWAAISNTAASYNYIALNDTTIFRAVVQNGTCGIAYSSTSVVVVIPNIKPTVVAMPGTICAGESSTLTALSGYATSQGVATGGAFSYANPEGWEVDGNTNGLNAGGSNVKPTGFRLTTSNSGTYSGTTYTSTGKFAIAHGAIDSELETPIFNSFGLATFTIQFNHAFNLTTGATAKVWLSLDGGNTYNILLSSYTGAMIRTPYNNFPQEIINLNNYIGQPNLRVKFSFHGLLNSSWAIDNIGIPQTPTGLTTQWLDQNGNVLVSTSSVSSVMIVTPPVTTTYYVVSYINGCTSYGPEGTAEIKVTVRPRPTASIGSSQIVCLGDSASLSIALTGTAPWNITYTNGSTSTTVTTSSNPYNFVVPNLLANVTYSVTALSDKNCTAKPADLVGSAVLSVLNGTKGLWTGVQSTDWFDCKNWAGGVPTTVDDAVIPNGSVRMPIIDRNSIYAPEDKIAICRDLIIGNTASLTMLGTSLLHVKRDWKNSGAFTPGQGTVTFNGEGINQVQLINSGIKLNETFYNLTLNSLDNAKGINLSNNFQLTVANLLTLTSGILRLTDEAQLVQLGDVVNPIEGTGKLLRDQQGKKSSFHYNYWSSPVSLDGINYTVSGVLRDGTDATTNPYNPGIISFGDAATYADGVISNPIKISNRWIHKFTLASTNYYSWQRVGSTGNIKIGEGYTMKGVTGTATVSDIQNYVYSGKPNNGIINLSIGLNQSYLIGNPYVSALDANEFILDNMRDSGGRASGNRFNGALYFYDNFAGNSHYLANYVAGYATYTLMGGVVAISNDPMINNNGSGGIKVPQRYIPVGQAFFINSNVDPGLIANNPNLAGAITGGSIIFKNSQRTFKTEASGQSVFFKSSNNSSNQVIEDVRPKIRLQYDSPSNMYRQLLIGADANATMQYDFGFDAVMVDVNPDDIYWSLSGAKLVIQAVPDFNSSQVIPLALKITNQGNNVIKIASLENIAADQEIYLFDEVTRVYHNLRSADFSIALPAGEYNNRFSIRFSNQALTVDDYELGEGVAVFYSDDYLKIKNQRYDVRVENVQLFSILGQKVFEQKITNQDQTNMQFSVSGLSSGTYIVKTKTDNGILSKKIIIE; encoded by the coding sequence ATGAGAAAAATTACTTTCTTTCTAGTATTGCTATGTGGTATTTTTTTGGGTTATGGTCAAGATTGTAGTATCCAAAAAATATTGTCAAACGATATTTCAATATGCTCAGGGCAAGGAACAACAATATCATTATTTAGCAGTGAATCAGGTGTTTCATATCAACTTAGAGATGCCTCAAATAATCCAGTAGGTCTTCCAGTTGTTGGGAACGGTGGTACTATTAATTTTTCAGCATCACCTATAACAACAACTACATACAATGTGAAAGCGACTTTATGCCCTTCAGCTTATCTTGATACAGTAACCGTAGCAGTTTTTCAACCTTCTTTAGGAGGAACCGTAACAGTTTCTGCAGTTGGTGTAACTCCTCTTGTAACTGTAAATACAATATGCCATTTAGGAAGTGGTTGGTTGTATTTAAGTGGTCATACAGGAAGTGTTATTCGTTGGGAGAGTTCAATAGATGGCGGAAATACATGGGCAGCAATTTCAAACACAGCAGCGAGTTATAATTATATAGCTTTAAATGATACAACCATTTTTAGAGCAGTTGTTCAAAACGGGACGTGTGGAATTGCCTATTCAAGTACTTCTGTAGTAGTCGTAATACCTAATATAAAGCCTACTGTGGTAGCGATGCCAGGAACAATTTGTGCCGGCGAAAGTTCAACATTAACGGCATTAAGTGGTTATGCAACAAGTCAAGGAGTGGCAACTGGTGGTGCATTTAGTTATGCTAATCCTGAAGGTTGGGAAGTTGATGGAAATACTAATGGATTGAATGCAGGTGGTAGTAATGTAAAACCAACTGGTTTTAGATTAACAACTTCAAATTCAGGAACATATTCAGGAACAACATATACATCAACAGGAAAATTTGCTATAGCACACGGAGCAATTGATTCAGAGCTTGAAACACCAATATTCAACAGTTTTGGATTGGCTACATTTACAATTCAATTTAACCATGCTTTTAATTTAACAACTGGTGCTACCGCAAAGGTTTGGTTATCTCTTGATGGAGGCAATACATATAATATCCTTTTATCAAGTTATACAGGGGCTATGATTAGAACTCCATACAATAACTTTCCTCAAGAAATTATTAACCTGAATAATTATATAGGACAACCTAATTTGAGAGTGAAATTTAGTTTTCATGGATTGTTGAACAGTTCATGGGCAATTGATAATATAGGGATTCCTCAAACGCCAACAGGCCTAACAACGCAATGGCTCGATCAAAATGGTAATGTTTTGGTGTCTACAAGTTCTGTAAGTTCAGTAATGATAGTAACTCCTCCAGTTACAACTACCTATTATGTGGTTTCATATATTAATGGGTGTACAAGTTATGGACCAGAAGGGACAGCAGAAATAAAAGTTACAGTTAGACCAAGACCAACTGCATCTATAGGTTCTTCGCAGATTGTTTGCTTAGGTGACAGTGCTTCTTTAAGTATTGCACTTACTGGAACTGCTCCATGGAATATTACTTATACTAATGGTTCAACAAGTACAACAGTTACCACATCAAGTAATCCGTATAATTTTGTAGTACCTAATTTACTTGCAAATGTTACTTATTCTGTAACAGCACTAAGTGATAAAAATTGTACTGCTAAACCAGCAGATTTGGTAGGAAGTGCTGTCTTATCTGTATTGAATGGAACAAAAGGTCTTTGGACAGGAGTTCAAAGTACAGATTGGTTTGATTGTAAAAATTGGGCAGGTGGTGTGCCAACTACGGTTGATGACGCTGTGATTCCTAATGGTAGTGTGAGAATGCCTATAATTGATAGAAATAGTATTTATGCTCCAGAAGATAAAATTGCTATTTGTAGAGATTTAATAATAGGAAATACTGCTTCTCTTACTATGTTAGGCACTTCTTTATTACATGTTAAAAGAGATTGGAAAAATAGCGGTGCTTTCACTCCAGGTCAAGGTACGGTAACGTTTAACGGAGAAGGAATTAATCAAGTGCAATTGATAAATTCGGGGATAAAGTTAAATGAGACATTTTATAATCTTACCTTGAATAGCTTGGATAATGCTAAAGGAATTAATTTATCTAACAACTTTCAATTAACAGTAGCTAATCTACTAACATTAACTAGCGGAATTTTAAGATTAACAGACGAAGCTCAATTAGTACAGTTAGGTGATGTGGTAAACCCAATTGAAGGGACTGGTAAACTTTTAAGAGATCAACAAGGGAAGAAAAGTAGTTTTCATTATAATTATTGGTCTTCACCAGTTAGTTTGGATGGAATAAATTACACTGTGTCAGGTGTTTTAAGAGATGGAACAGATGCTACGACAAATCCATACAATCCGGGAATAATTTCTTTTGGAGATGCTGCTACTTATGCTGATGGAGTAATTTCTAATCCAATTAAAATTAGCAATAGATGGATTCATAAGTTTACTTTAGCTAGTACAAATTATTATTCTTGGCAAAGAGTAGGCAGCACTGGAAATATAAAAATTGGAGAAGGATATACTATGAAAGGTGTAACAGGAACTGCTACGGTTTCAGATATCCAAAACTATGTGTATTCGGGAAAACCTAATAATGGAATTATAAATTTATCCATAGGTTTAAACCAAAGTTATTTAATAGGGAATCCTTATGTTTCTGCACTAGATGCTAATGAGTTTATTTTAGATAATATGAGAGACAGTGGGGGGAGAGCTTCAGGAAATAGATTTAATGGAGCCTTGTATTTCTATGATAATTTTGCAGGTAATTCTCACTACTTAGCTAATTACGTGGCAGGTTATGCAACTTATACATTAATGGGTGGTGTTGTCGCTATTTCTAATGATCCAATGATTAATAATAATGGTTCAGGAGGCATAAAAGTACCTCAAAGATACATTCCAGTAGGACAGGCCTTTTTTATTAATTCTAATGTTGACCCTGGCTTGATAGCAAATAATCCAAATTTAGCTGGAGCGATTACCGGAGGAAGTATTATATTTAAAAATTCACAAAGAACCTTCAAAACAGAAGCATCAGGTCAATCAGTATTTTTCAAATCATCAAATAATAGTTCTAATCAAGTTATAGAAGATGTTAGGCCAAAAATTAGATTACAGTATGATTCACCGTCAAATATGTATAGACAATTATTAATTGGTGCAGATGCAAATGCAACTATGCAATATGATTTTGGATTTGATGCAGTGATGGTCGATGTTAATCCAGATGACATATATTGGAGTCTTAGTGGAGCAAAACTGGTAATTCAAGCCGTTCCTGATTTTAATAGTAGTCAAGTAATACCATTGGCTTTAAAAATTACAAATCAAGGGAATAATGTTATCAAAATAGCTTCCTTAGAAAACATTGCTGCAGATCAAGAAATTTATCTTTTTGATGAAGTAACCAGAGTGTACCACAATTTAAGAAGTGCAGATTTTTCTATAGCTCTTCCTGCAGGGGAATATAATAATAGATTTTCAATTCGTTTTAGTAATCAGGCTCTTACTGTTGACGATTATGAGTTGGGCGAAGGAGTTGCGGTTTTTTATAGTGATGATTATTTAAAAATAAAAAATCAGCGTTATGATGTTAGAGTAGAAAATGTACAATTGTTTTCAATACTTGGGCAAAAAGTTTTCGAACAAAAAATAACAAATCAGGATCAAACCAATATGCAGTTTTCTGTGAGTGGATTAAGTTCAGGTACTTATATTGTAAAAACTAAAACGGATAATGGAATATTGAGCAAAAAAATAATTATAGAATAA
- a CDS encoding PhnA domain-containing protein — protein MSVIEKKLKDRSNSSCELCGNQHDLKVFNVAPNATESLEQSILACTTCINQIENPETTDANHWHCLSDSMWNENLPVQIVSWRMLTRLKKNDLLDMMYLDEEALEWAKATGEDNDDEGKIIHKDSNGNILLDGDSVVLIKDLDVKGANFTAKRGAAVHNIKLVWDNPDQIEGRVEGQHIVILTQYVKKTK, from the coding sequence ATGAGTGTTATTGAAAAAAAATTAAAAGACAGAAGTAATTCTTCTTGTGAATTGTGTGGTAATCAGCACGATTTAAAAGTCTTTAATGTTGCTCCAAACGCAACCGAAAGTTTGGAACAATCAATTTTAGCCTGTACAACATGTATCAATCAAATTGAAAACCCTGAAACTACAGATGCAAATCATTGGCATTGCCTTTCTGATAGTATGTGGAATGAAAATCTTCCTGTTCAAATTGTTTCATGGCGTATGCTAACCCGTTTAAAAAAGAATGATTTATTAGATATGATGTATCTAGACGAAGAGGCTTTAGAATGGGCAAAAGCGACTGGTGAAGACAATGATGATGAAGGAAAGATAATTCACAAAGACTCCAACGGAAATATTCTGCTAGATGGCGATTCAGTAGTTTTAATTAAAGACCTTGATGTAAAAGGAGCAAATTTTACTGCCAAACGTGGTGCTGCTGTTCACAACATTAAGCTTGTTTGGGATAATCCTGACCAAATTGAAGGCAGAGTTGAAGGACAACACATCGTAATATTGACACAATACGTTAAAAAAACAAAATAA
- a CDS encoding DUF6646 family protein, which produces MKKILFIVSLLVSAFFVNAQAYKGKGDTKFQVGANIQDGGTGITSTVDFGIGENMSFGFQATYMLSANKILDEKPKFGDRADIRARFNANLGNVINVDEKFDVYPGLDLGLRNFGAHLGARYFFTDGFGVYTEFALPIAKYDSTPGLYGHYNNQFNASVGMSFNL; this is translated from the coding sequence ATGAAAAAGATACTTTTTATAGTTTCACTACTTGTTTCAGCTTTTTTTGTTAACGCACAAGCATATAAGGGAAAAGGAGACACTAAGTTTCAAGTTGGAGCTAACATACAAGATGGTGGTACTGGAATAACGTCAACTGTTGATTTCGGGATTGGAGAAAACATGTCCTTTGGTTTTCAGGCAACTTATATGTTGTCAGCAAACAAGATCTTAGATGAAAAGCCTAAATTTGGAGACAGAGCAGATATTAGAGCTCGTTTTAATGCCAATCTAGGAAATGTAATAAACGTAGATGAAAAATTTGATGTTTATCCTGGTTTAGACTTAGGTCTAAGAAATTTTGGAGCACACTTAGGTGCAAGATATTTCTTTACAGATGGTTTTGGTGTATATACTGAATTTGCTCTTCCAATCGCCAAATACGATTCAACCCCTGGTCTTTATGGCCACTATAACAATCAATTCAACGCAAGCGTTGGAATGTCATTTAACTTATAA
- a CDS encoding metallophosphoesterase family protein, whose protein sequence is MRTLVIGDIHGALRALKQVLEKANVSQTDTLIFLGDYLDGWSESPDLVDFMISLKIQKNCIFLRGNHDELVLHWLQNNHDNPMWYNHGGESTVKAYASVNQKTKESHIEFLLSLKNYHLDEQNRLFVHAGFTNLKGVTAEHFPRMLYWDRTLWEMALSLDPSIKKDSPFYPKRFSVYKEIYIGHTPVTQINEMIPINKANVWNVDTGAAFKGPLTIMDIDSKEYWQSDPVYKLYPNEMGRN, encoded by the coding sequence ATGAGAACACTCGTTATTGGTGATATCCATGGTGCTCTCAGGGCTTTAAAACAAGTTCTGGAAAAAGCTAACGTATCACAAACAGACACTTTAATTTTCTTAGGCGATTATCTGGATGGGTGGAGTGAATCTCCTGACCTAGTGGATTTTATGATTTCTCTAAAGATACAAAAAAATTGTATTTTTTTACGTGGCAATCATGACGAATTAGTTTTACACTGGTTACAAAACAATCATGACAACCCTATGTGGTATAATCACGGAGGTGAATCAACGGTTAAAGCCTATGCTTCTGTAAATCAAAAAACAAAAGAAAGTCACATCGAATTTCTTTTGTCGTTAAAAAATTATCATCTTGATGAACAAAATAGATTATTTGTTCATGCTGGTTTTACAAATCTTAAGGGAGTTACTGCAGAACATTTTCCAAGAATGTTATACTGGGACAGGACTTTATGGGAAATGGCTCTTTCATTAGATCCTTCCATAAAAAAAGACTCTCCATTTTATCCTAAAAGATTTTCTGTTTACAAAGAAATATACATAGGTCACACACCTGTAACACAAATAAATGAGATGATTCCAATAAATAAAGCCAATGTTTGGAACGTTGATACTGGAGCTGCATTTAAAGGGCCGTTGACTATAATGGATATTGACTCTAAAGAGTATTGGCAAAGCGATCCTGTATATAAACTCTACCCAAACGAAATGGGGAGAAATTAA
- a CDS encoding membrane lipoprotein lipid attachment site-containing protein, whose translation MKKIVSLIVLVVFVASCSNDENEEILNNEIKKIEAKAAASKSDYLAKDGEVVSSSTGTDTLAPPPPIYSDPKGFCEECDIDPPKGGTKP comes from the coding sequence ATGAAAAAGATCGTGTCACTTATAGTTCTTGTTGTTTTTGTAGCATCATGTTCGAATGATGAAAATGAAGAAATTCTTAATAATGAGATTAAGAAAATAGAAGCTAAGGCTGCTGCTTCAAAGTCTGATTATTTAGCTAAAGATGGTGAAGTTGTTTCATCTAGTACAGGTACTGATACACTTGCTCCACCACCGCCAATTTATTCTGACCCTAAAGGATTTTGTGAAGAATGTGATATTGATCCACCAAAAGGGGGAACAAAACCATAA
- a CDS encoding sensor histidine kinase: MKFLFYKILVIVLLSSCNSKNDNQEESNLAVVEIDGLLSNANDYSKTKEERYKLTQKVHKILDNYPNSQKGREYFFKLAGRYYNIEKYEDYHEVSKDVYKMSLAAQDSTNIARGLNYIGDYFYEKFITDSAYYYYSKSEKVYDKIRNSEGSNTVKFAKARILFFEKDFAGSETVVVEILKSAIQEKNYRLVYECYLTLGNILEGVSNFSESEKYYNKAFKTTDFLKEELQYQLLRAQIYNYLGILYTKKGEYQLAIKYLQQALQFTDFKISEPILYSNLLNNLGYAMVKSSSVKAEKFLLKAYKIRDSLDYGPGIVTSKMSISEYNLLKKDTLLAIENSNFSREKAHKLKLFDDELKAIGLLSKIDKKNKVQHMERYVALTDSLHNQERITRNKFARIEFETDEIITEKNVIEEEKDEISKQRWTILGLSLIAFLFGFMIYTNRLQSAKNRELLLEQEQQKANEEIYQLMLDQNNRIDEGRQAEKKRIAQELHDGIMSKLTSTRLNLFILSKKNDEETIKKCITHIDGIQEIEKEIRAISHDLNRDIFAAKDSFKAIIQALFENQKSISDANYSVEIDDSISWENIDSPTKMHLYRIFQESLQNIYKYAKAKNVLAVINKVDNQINIEIKDDGQGFDVKKSKEGIGLKNMNARIASINGTINFESEKGKGTKIKINIPA; this comes from the coding sequence TTGAAATTTTTATTTTATAAAATTTTAGTCATTGTATTGCTTTCATCCTGTAATTCAAAAAATGATAATCAGGAAGAAAGCAATTTGGCAGTTGTAGAAATAGATGGTTTATTGAGTAATGCAAATGATTATTCCAAAACTAAGGAGGAAAGATATAAGTTAACTCAAAAAGTTCACAAGATTTTAGATAATTATCCAAATTCCCAGAAAGGAAGAGAATATTTTTTTAAACTGGCTGGCAGATACTATAATATAGAAAAGTATGAGGATTATCATGAAGTTTCAAAAGATGTTTATAAAATGTCTCTTGCTGCACAAGATAGTACAAACATTGCGAGAGGATTAAATTATATTGGAGATTATTTTTACGAAAAATTTATTACCGATAGTGCTTACTACTATTATAGCAAGTCTGAGAAGGTTTACGATAAAATTAGAAACAGTGAAGGCTCTAATACTGTCAAGTTTGCAAAAGCAAGAATTTTGTTTTTTGAGAAAGATTTTGCAGGAAGTGAAACTGTTGTTGTAGAAATTTTAAAGTCTGCTATACAAGAAAAAAACTATAGATTAGTGTACGAGTGTTACTTAACTTTAGGTAACATTTTAGAAGGAGTAAGTAATTTTTCAGAGTCTGAGAAATATTACAATAAGGCTTTTAAAACAACTGACTTTTTGAAAGAAGAACTCCAATATCAACTTTTAAGAGCTCAAATTTATAACTACTTAGGAATTTTATATACTAAAAAAGGAGAGTATCAATTAGCAATAAAGTATTTACAACAAGCATTACAATTTACGGATTTTAAAATATCTGAACCAATATTATATTCTAATTTATTGAACAACTTAGGATATGCCATGGTGAAATCTTCAAGTGTTAAAGCTGAAAAATTCCTTTTAAAAGCTTATAAGATAAGAGATAGTTTAGATTATGGTCCAGGTATAGTAACAAGTAAAATGAGTATTTCAGAATATAATTTATTAAAAAAAGATACTTTACTTGCGATTGAAAACTCTAATTTTTCAAGAGAAAAAGCGCATAAATTAAAATTGTTTGATGATGAACTGAAAGCGATTGGTTTACTTTCCAAAATTGATAAAAAAAATAAAGTTCAACACATGGAACGCTATGTGGCTTTAACAGATAGTTTACATAATCAAGAAAGAATTACTAGAAATAAATTTGCGAGAATAGAATTTGAAACTGATGAAATAATAACAGAAAAAAATGTTATTGAAGAAGAAAAAGACGAGATTTCTAAGCAAAGATGGACCATATTAGGCCTAAGTTTGATTGCATTTTTATTTGGTTTCATGATTTATACAAATAGATTACAAAGCGCAAAAAATAGGGAGTTATTGCTTGAACAAGAGCAACAAAAGGCAAATGAAGAAATTTATCAATTAATGTTGGATCAAAACAACAGGATTGATGAAGGAAGGCAAGCAGAGAAAAAAAGAATTGCGCAAGAATTACATGATGGAATAATGAGTAAATTAACAAGTACAAGGTTAAATTTATTTATTTTGTCAAAAAAGAATGATGAAGAAACTATTAAAAAATGCATAACTCATATTGATGGAATTCAAGAAATTGAAAAAGAAATTAGAGCTATTTCACATGATTTAAATAGAGACATATTTGCAGCAAAAGATAGTTTTAAAGCAATTATTCAAGCTCTTTTCGAAAATCAAAAAAGTATATCAGATGCTAACTATTCCGTCGAAATCGATGATTCTATTTCATGGGAAAATATAGATAGTCCAACCAAAATGCATTTGTATAGAATTTTCCAAGAATCACTTCAAAACATTTACAAATATGCAAAAGCTAAAAATGTTTTGGCAGTAATTAATAAAGTCGATAATCAAATTAATATTGAAATAAAAGATGACGGACAAGGATTTGATGTAAAAAAATCTAAAGAAGGAATAGGATTAAAAAACATGAATGCTCGAATAGCATCAATCAACGGAACAATTAATTTTGAATCTGAGAAAGGAAAAGGAACTAAAATTAAAATAAATATACCCGCCTAA
- a CDS encoding response regulator: protein MSEKIKILMIDDHPSMIEGYKIILSYNDLGYEIETTSAFNCKDAYDIITNPSKKDYFDIVFLDYSLPSYEEKNIVNGEDLALLVKKYSPSTKIVILTSHIETLILYNIIKKVDPNGLLVKSDFTAEELLKAFEAIINNEIYNSATVKASLKELLSKDNYLDDFNRQMLTLLSQGIKTKNLPQHMNLSMSSIEKRKVQIKLYLGIEKGTDEDVIREAKKRGLI, encoded by the coding sequence GTGTCAGAAAAAATAAAAATTTTAATGATTGATGATCACCCTTCAATGATTGAAGGGTATAAGATTATACTTTCATATAATGATCTCGGATATGAAATAGAAACCACATCCGCATTTAATTGTAAAGATGCATATGATATAATAACAAATCCAAGCAAAAAAGATTATTTTGATATTGTTTTTTTAGATTACAGTCTACCGTCATACGAAGAAAAAAATATCGTTAACGGAGAAGATTTAGCCTTGTTAGTTAAGAAATATAGTCCTTCAACAAAAATTGTGATATTAACATCACACATTGAAACACTTATATTATATAACATTATAAAAAAAGTCGATCCAAATGGATTATTGGTAAAAAGTGATTTTACGGCAGAAGAACTCTTAAAAGCTTTTGAGGCAATTATTAACAATGAGATTTATAATAGTGCAACGGTAAAAGCAAGTTTAAAAGAATTGCTTTCTAAAGATAATTATTTAGACGATTTTAATCGTCAAATGTTAACATTGTTATCGCAAGGTATTAAGACGAAAAATTTGCCACAACACATGAATTTATCCATGAGTTCTATAGAAAAAAGGAAGGTTCAAATAAAGCTTTATCTAGGAATTGAAAAAGGAACTGATGAAGATGTTATTCGAGAAGCTAAAAAGCGAGGTTTGATTTGA
- a CDS encoding ATP-binding protein, with protein MINKRLLIKNLLAHNDENSFYDKKRQLNLHSREGKGKFLKHICALSNSNPNNNSYIVVGVEDETNEIVGDDFFDDSRIQNLVNAFLENPPKIQYENIPFPNLPKDKVVGLVTIKPNHKTAYFKKGIHTILANSTFIRVGSNTIPTEDKIPFSKQNIEAVISIENNSRNSIAHTLDGVLDFINVRHKDMDTKHKVFKELFVVCWAGNKKKVRDITYLSRVDIELVNEQIKLFYSAQDEVTIEYNDSDFIITEYIPLGLNDKTSYYPLEKVIITFFDNGYYKIENEMLFVPPQYNKKMLHHIYNSNKALIAKMEKGMELNDRELKDLQQLPSSFMVCYLNGFENAKQRLIDSKNYLKPYPQVYESFKEALRVLRKMKYDN; from the coding sequence ATGATTAACAAACGTCTGCTTATTAAAAACCTACTTGCCCATAACGACGAGAATAGTTTTTATGATAAAAAACGCCAACTTAACCTGCATAGCAGAGAAGGGAAAGGAAAATTTTTAAAACATATTTGTGCCCTTTCTAATTCTAATCCTAACAATAATTCTTATATCGTTGTAGGGGTTGAAGATGAAACCAACGAGATTGTTGGTGATGATTTTTTTGATGATAGCAGAATACAAAACCTAGTAAATGCTTTTTTAGAAAATCCTCCTAAAATTCAATATGAAAACATTCCATTTCCAAATCTACCTAAAGATAAGGTTGTAGGATTGGTAACTATTAAACCAAATCATAAAACGGCTTACTTTAAAAAAGGGATTCACACCATTTTAGCCAATAGTACTTTTATTAGGGTTGGCAGCAATACCATCCCAACTGAGGATAAAATTCCTTTTTCAAAACAAAATATTGAAGCGGTTATAAGCATTGAAAACAATTCCAGAAACAGTATTGCTCATACCCTTGATGGTGTTTTAGATTTTATAAATGTTCGTCATAAGGATATGGATACAAAGCACAAAGTATTTAAAGAACTTTTTGTGGTTTGTTGGGCTGGAAATAAAAAAAAGGTTCGCGATATTACTTATTTATCTAGGGTTGACATTGAATTAGTCAACGAACAAATAAAGCTTTTTTATTCGGCTCAAGATGAAGTAACCATAGAATATAATGATAGTGATTTTATTATTACGGAATATATTCCATTGGGTTTAAATGACAAAACCAGTTATTATCCATTAGAAAAAGTCATCATAACTTTCTTTGATAATGGCTATTATAAAATCGAAAATGAGATGCTATTTGTACCTCCTCAATACAATAAAAAAATGTTGCATCATATTTATAACTCAAATAAAGCTTTAATTGCCAAAATGGAGAAAGGCATGGAATTAAATGATAGAGAACTCAAAGATTTACAACAATTACCTTCGTCGTTTATGGTATGCTACTTAAACGGATTTGAAAATGCCAAACAAAGATTAATTGACTCTAAAAATTATCTAAAACCTTATCCTCAAGTCTACGAAAGTTTTAAAGAAGCCCTAAGAGTTTTAAGAAAAATGAAATATGACAACTAA
- a CDS encoding aldo/keto reductase, with protein MKPNLSPIIAGTMTWGKWGKNLDIKGIISLMETCLQEQISTFDHADIYGGHTTEEDFGKAFSESKIDRSAIQLISKCGIKYISENRNYDIKHYDYSEEYIIWSVENSLKNLQTDYLDVLLLHRPSPLMIVDEIANAIEKLKTQGKIKSFGLSNFTNSQTQLIQRKIKVDYNQIQFSATHHEAMTDGSLDFMQIHDIAPMCWNPLGSIFKEENDQTQRLKTLLKDLSKKYNTDEDVILLSWILQHPSGILPVIGTTNPERIKNAMKAINLKMDLEDWFRIWTESMGTKVP; from the coding sequence TTGAAACCAAATTTATCGCCTATTATTGCCGGCACCATGACTTGGGGAAAATGGGGCAAAAATCTTGACATTAAAGGAATTATTTCATTAATGGAAACTTGTCTGCAAGAACAAATTTCGACTTTTGATCATGCAGATATTTATGGCGGACATACCACTGAAGAAGATTTTGGAAAGGCTTTTTCAGAAAGTAAAATAGATCGTTCTGCGATTCAATTAATTTCGAAATGTGGGATTAAATATATTTCTGAAAATAGGAATTATGATATTAAACACTATGATTATTCGGAAGAATATATCATTTGGAGTGTAGAAAATTCATTAAAAAACCTTCAAACTGATTATCTAGACGTACTTCTTTTACACAGACCCAGCCCTTTAATGATTGTTGATGAAATTGCAAATGCTATTGAAAAACTAAAAACACAAGGAAAAATAAAAAGCTTTGGGTTATCAAATTTTACCAATTCTCAAACTCAATTAATTCAGCGAAAAATTAAGGTTGATTATAATCAAATCCAGTTTTCTGCTACACACCATGAAGCAATGACTGACGGAAGTTTAGATTTTATGCAAATTCATGATATAGCCCCTATGTGTTGGAATCCGTTAGGAAGTATTTTTAAAGAAGAGAACGACCAAACTCAAAGATTAAAAACTTTACTAAAAGATCTTTCTAAAAAATATAATACAGATGAAGATGTAATTTTATTATCATGGATTTTACAACATCCATCAGGGATATTACCGGTTATAGGCACCACAAATCCTGAAAGAATAAAAAATGCCATGAAGGCCATTAATCTAAAAATGGATTTAGAAGATTGGTTTAGAATTTGGACTGAAAGCATGGGAACAAAGGTTCCATAG